One Mugil cephalus isolate CIBA_MC_2020 chromosome 12, CIBA_Mcephalus_1.1, whole genome shotgun sequence DNA segment encodes these proteins:
- the LOC125017752 gene encoding potassium voltage-gated channel subfamily E member 2-like isoform X2: protein MWPSKLWQKSSASDWSNLTLNLEESITSALGRYLDNWRRNVTAAANALDKTMAEENFRDVIWYLAVMIGMFAFIVVAILVSTVKSKRREHSNDPYHQYIKEDWTAQIQQGDVIANFAPR, encoded by the exons ATGTGGCCTTCGAAGTTATGGCAAAAG TCGAGTGCATCTGATTGGTCCAATTTGACCCTTAATCTGGAGGAGTCAATAACCAGCGCGTTGGGTCGTTACCTGGACAACTGGAGGCGAAATGTGACGGCCGCAGCCAATGCTCTGGACAAGACTATGGCTGAGGAGAACTTCAGGGACGTCATCTGGTACCTGGCGGTGATGATCGGCATGTTTGCGTTCATTGTCGTGGCCATCCTGGTGAGCACAGTCAAATCCAAAAGGAGGGAGCACTCTAATGACCCCTACCACCAGTACATCAAGGAGGACTGGACTGCTCAGATACAACAGGGAGACGTCATCGCCAACTTTGCACCTAGATAG
- the slc5a3b gene encoding sodium/myo-inositol cotransporter: MGPGMEAADIAVVALYFVLVLVIGFFAMWKANRSTVSGYFLAGRSMTWIVVGASLFVSNIGSEHFIGLAGSGAASGFAVGAWEFNALLLLQLLGWVFIPVYIHSGVYTMPEYLSKRYGGNRLKVYFAFLSVLLYIFTKLSVDLYAGALFIQESLGWNLYLSIVLLISMTALLTVTGGLVAVLYTDALQAVLMIGGALTLTIISLIKVGGLEGVRTKYMQAVPNVSAIMAAGNYTYSPSCRIHPKPDSLRILRGPLDEDIPWPGFILGQTPASIWYWCADQVIVQRVLAAKNIAHAKGSTLMAGFLKILPMFVIVIPGMISRIMFADDIACIGPEHCMAVCGSHAGCSNIAYPRLVMAVMPVGLRGLMMAVMIAALMSDLDSIFNSASTIFTLDIYQTIRKKASQRELLIVGRMFVVLMVAISIAWVPVIIEMQGGQTYLYIQEVAGYLTPPIAALFLLGVFWKRCNETGAFWGGMTGFTLGALRLILAFIYRQPRCDQPDDRPAFIIHVHYMYFAAGLFWLSGLVAVIVSLCTSPPDVEQVRTTTVWGLHNIEKVPAKDREEMHRLTKSHCNGDGRPREEMPADVKKEKCVDGADVKLLFPFTDHDPATPSTETSAANTPAEHFGNGRMEMLRAEEGCHGNGERSRCMRLMDWFCGYKEGEQSAQQNAMKEDPSVIAEMLYEPPRVKLFLNLGLLCVCSVGIFMFVYFSL, translated from the coding sequence ATGGGCCCTGGAATGGAGGCAGCGGACATAGCTGTGGTAGCACTGTATTTTGTCCTGGTGCTAGTCATCGGGTTTTTTGCTATGTGGAAAGCCAACCGCAGCACAGTGAGTGGCTACTTCCTGGCTGGACGCTCAATGACATGGATAGTGGTAGGCGCATCGCTCTTCGTCAGTAACATTGGCAGTGAACATTTCATAGGCCTGGCTGGGTCCGGAGCCGCGAGTGGCTTTGCTGTTGGAGCATGGGAGTTTAATGCACTTCTACTTCTGCAGCTTCTCGGCTGGGTGTTTATACCTGTGTATATCCACTCAGGAGTCTACACTATGCCGGAGTATCTGTCGAAACGCTACGGCGGCAACAGGCTAAAAGTTTACTTTGCTTTCTTGTCAGTGTTGCTTTACATTTTTACCAAGCTGTCTGTGGACTTGTATGCTGGAGCTCTCTTTATTCAGGAGTCCCTCGGTTGGAACCTTTACCTGTCTATTGTTTTGCTCATTAGTATGACGGCTCTACTCACTGTCACTGGTGGATTGGTGGCAGTGCTGTACACAGATGCCCTTCAGGCGGTGTTGATGATTGGTGGAGCCCTAACACTTACCATTATCAGCCTGATCAAAGTGGGTGGGCTCGAGGGTGTCAGAACTAAGTACATGCAGGCAGTTCCTAATGTTTCTGCTATAATGGCCGCCGGGAACTACACTTATTCACCTTCCTGCCGTATTCACCCTAAACCGGATTCCCTCCGCATCCTTCGAGGTCCCCTGGATGAAGACATCCCTTGGCCCGGATTCATTCTCGGCCAGACCCCTGCATCTATTTGGTATTGGTGTGCGGACCAAGTCATCGTTCAGAGAGTACTTGCCGCAAAGAACATTGCCCACGCCAAGGGCTCAACGCTCATGGCTGGATTTCTCAAGATCCTGCCCATGTTTGTGATAGTCATTCCAGGAATGATCTCCCGCATCATGTTTGCAGACGACATCGCCTGCATCGGGCCAGAGCACTGCATGGCCGTGTGCGGTTCTCATGCTGGCTGCTCGAACATCGCCTATCCACGCCTGGTTATGGCAGTGATGCCGGTGGGACTCAGGGGTCTTATGATGGCAGTCATGATCGCGGCGTTGATGAGCGACCTCGACTCAATCTTCAACAGCGCGAGCACCATCTTCACCCTGGACATCTACCAAACAATTCGGAAGAAGGCGTCTCAGCGCGAGCTGCTGATCGTGGGTCGCATGTTTGTCGTGCTCATGGTGGCCATCAGCATTGCTTGGGTGCCCGTCATCATCGAGATGCAAGGTGGACAGACTTACTTGTACATCCAGGAAGTTGCCGGCTACCTCACTCCGCCAATCGCCGCCCTGTTCCTGCTAGGTGTGTTCTGGAAACGGTGTAACGAGACGGGCGCGTTTTGGGGAGGGATGACCGGCTTCACGCTAGGTGCACTGCGACTGATCCTAGCTTTTATCTACCGCCAGCCTCGCTGTGATCAGCCTGATGATAGGCCTGCCTTCATAATACATGTCCATTACATGTATTTTGCAGCTGGGTTGTTTTGGCTTTCCGGCTTGGTGGCAGTGATTGTAAGTTTGTGCACCTCTCCGCCGGACGTTGAGCAAGTGCGCACCACCACAGTGTGGGGGCTCCACAACATCGAAAAGGTCCCCGCAAAGGACCGAGAGGAAATGCACCGACTGACGAAGAGCCACTGCAATGGAGATGGGAGGCCCCGTGAAGAAATGCCCGCTGATGTCAAAAAGGAGAAGTGCGTAGATGGGGCAGATGTCAAACTTCTGTTCCCATTCACTGATCACGACCCAGCGACCCCAAGTACAGAGACATCCGCTGCCAACACCCCTGCAGAACATTTTGGTAATGGAAGGATGGAGATGCTAAGAGCAGAAGAAGGCTGCCATGGTAATGGGGAGAGGAGCCGGTGCATGCGTTTAATGGACTGGTTTTGTGGATACAAGGAAGGGGAACAGAGCGCTCAACAAAACGCGATGAAGGAAGATCCGAGTGTCATTGCGGAGATGCTGTACGAGCCACCCAGAGTTAAACTCTTCCTCAACTTGGGCCTACTATGCGTCTGCTCTGTGGGCATCTtcatgtttgtgtatttctcaCTGTAG
- the LOC125017752 gene encoding potassium voltage-gated channel subfamily E member 2-like isoform X1, which yields MMTSISPFSLSAGGNINIFKVVPHYQEAVLLPHFHTHHTQSSASDWSNLTLNLEESITSALGRYLDNWRRNVTAAANALDKTMAEENFRDVIWYLAVMIGMFAFIVVAILVSTVKSKRREHSNDPYHQYIKEDWTAQIQQGDVIANFAPR from the exons aTGATGACTTCCATCTCTCCCTTTTCCTTATCAGCCGGAggaaatatcaacattttcaaGGTTGTGCCCCACTATCAGGAAGcagtcctcctcccccacttccacacacaccacacacag TCGAGTGCATCTGATTGGTCCAATTTGACCCTTAATCTGGAGGAGTCAATAACCAGCGCGTTGGGTCGTTACCTGGACAACTGGAGGCGAAATGTGACGGCCGCAGCCAATGCTCTGGACAAGACTATGGCTGAGGAGAACTTCAGGGACGTCATCTGGTACCTGGCGGTGATGATCGGCATGTTTGCGTTCATTGTCGTGGCCATCCTGGTGAGCACAGTCAAATCCAAAAGGAGGGAGCACTCTAATGACCCCTACCACCAGTACATCAAGGAGGACTGGACTGCTCAGATACAACAGGGAGACGTCATCGCCAACTTTGCACCTAGATAG